A region from the Achromobacter seleniivolatilans genome encodes:
- a CDS encoding YifB family Mg chelatase-like AAA ATPase, with translation MTLAVLASRALSGLHAHAVRVETHLGPGLPSFNVVGLADTEVRESRERVRAAILNSGFEFPPGRITLNLSPADIPKESGRFDLPIALGLLLASGQLAAPVDGGGPELPAPDPSLAGLVLAGELSLTGALVPVAAPLVIALSVAREAPDATLILPAGSAEQAAWVPGLNVLSARSLADVAAHIAGMCQLPNAVPKAWPPPPPAPCLSDVRGQPGARRALEVAAAGGHSLLMIGPPGAGKSMLASRLPGLLPPLLRSQALEAAAVAALAGLPEALMGHPPFRSPHHSASVAALVGGGSRPRPGEISLAHHGVLFLDELPEFSRRTLEALREPLEAGRVVVARALHAAQFPARFQLVAAMNPCPCGWRGHPGRACICTSDQVARYTGKISGPLLDRIDLHVVLPPSDPEWMSHPPGEASGPVQERVMRCRDRQLARQGKSNAGLMGAELDEHCVMDGDAQALMLQAMRRLAGSGRALHRALRVARTIADLDGADVLGAGHVAQAVQYRRPGV, from the coding sequence ATGACGCTTGCCGTTCTTGCCAGCCGGGCGCTCAGTGGGCTGCATGCGCACGCCGTCCGGGTTGAAACCCATCTGGGCCCGGGGTTGCCCAGTTTTAATGTCGTCGGGTTGGCCGACACCGAAGTGCGCGAAAGCCGTGAGCGCGTGCGCGCGGCCATACTGAATAGCGGTTTTGAGTTTCCGCCCGGCCGAATCACGCTGAATCTGTCGCCCGCTGATATTCCCAAGGAATCTGGCCGGTTCGATCTGCCCATTGCGCTGGGCTTGTTACTGGCCTCTGGCCAGTTGGCCGCGCCTGTGGATGGCGGCGGCCCGGAGCTGCCCGCGCCTGATCCCTCATTAGCGGGCTTGGTGCTGGCGGGTGAGTTGTCTTTGACCGGCGCGTTGGTTCCCGTGGCAGCCCCGTTGGTGATTGCGTTAAGCGTGGCGCGTGAAGCGCCTGATGCCACGCTGATCTTGCCCGCAGGCAGTGCGGAGCAGGCGGCATGGGTGCCAGGGCTTAACGTGTTGTCGGCGCGCAGTCTGGCGGATGTGGCCGCCCACATCGCGGGCATGTGCCAGTTGCCGAATGCGGTGCCCAAGGCGTGGCCCCCGCCGCCGCCTGCGCCGTGCCTGTCCGATGTGCGCGGCCAACCGGGGGCGCGGCGAGCGCTGGAAGTGGCGGCGGCTGGTGGCCATAGCCTGCTGATGATCGGGCCTCCCGGGGCAGGCAAGAGCATGCTGGCTTCTCGTCTGCCAGGATTGTTGCCGCCTTTGCTTCGCAGCCAGGCGCTGGAAGCCGCCGCAGTGGCTGCGTTGGCAGGGTTGCCGGAAGCACTGATGGGGCATCCGCCGTTCAGGTCGCCGCATCATTCCGCGAGCGTGGCGGCGTTGGTGGGCGGCGGAAGCCGGCCGCGGCCAGGAGAAATCAGCCTGGCCCACCACGGAGTCTTGTTTCTAGATGAGCTCCCGGAATTCAGTCGTCGCACGCTGGAGGCGTTGCGCGAGCCGCTTGAGGCGGGCAGGGTGGTTGTCGCCCGCGCCCTGCATGCTGCGCAATTCCCTGCCCGCTTTCAGTTGGTCGCTGCCATGAATCCTTGTCCTTGCGGCTGGCGCGGCCACCCTGGGCGGGCCTGCATTTGCACGTCCGACCAGGTGGCGCGGTACACGGGAAAAATTTCCGGGCCCTTGCTGGATCGCATCGATCTGCACGTGGTGCTGCCGCCATCTGACCCTGAATGGATGAGTCATCCGCCTGGCGAGGCTTCGGGTCCGGTTCAAGAGCGGGTGATGCGCTGCCGTGATCGGCAGCTGGCCCGGCAGGGTAAGTCCAATGCAGGTTTAATGGGGGCGGAGCTGGATGAGCATTGCGTCATGGATGGCGATGCGCAAGCGCTGATGTTGCAGGCCATGCGCCGTCTGGCGGGGTCGGGGCGGGCTCTTCATCGGGCGTTGCGGGTGGCTCGTACCATCGCCGATCTGGACGGGGCGGACGTGCTGGGCGCCGGGCATGTCGCGCAGGCAGTGCAGTACCGGCGGCCGGGGGTATGA
- the amt gene encoding ammonium transporter, with protein MDKADISWLLVSTLLVLMMAVPGLAMFYGGLVRSKNVLSVLLQVLCTFVLGLVLWFIYGYSLAFTEGNAFFGGLSRAFFSGMFTPADGKFAMSNTLTELLFASFQATFAGITCALIVGSFAERARFSGVLVFTVIWFTFAYIPIAHMVWFASETAPGLLNAKGALDFAGGTVVHINAGVAGLVGAYVVGKRVGYGREAMQPHNLPMTFVGAALLWVGWFGFNAGSALAANENATLAFFNTMIATAGAVLAWLFTEWAIKGKPSMLGAASGAIAGLVGITPAAGLVGPVGALIIGVIAGVVCVWGVNGLKRLLRADDALDVFGIHGVGGIVGALLTGVFNAQVLGGPGLAEPSMIAHQLWVQLEGVLITIVWSGVVAWIAYKIANALCGMRVPEDQEREGLDVTSHGESAYHS; from the coding sequence ATGGATAAAGCAGATATCTCCTGGTTGCTCGTCTCTACCCTACTTGTATTGATGATGGCCGTACCCGGTCTGGCGATGTTCTATGGCGGCCTGGTACGCAGCAAGAACGTGCTTTCTGTGTTGCTGCAAGTGCTGTGCACGTTCGTGCTGGGCCTGGTTCTCTGGTTCATCTACGGCTATTCGCTTGCCTTCACCGAAGGCAATGCGTTCTTCGGCGGCCTGTCTCGCGCCTTCTTCTCTGGCATGTTCACACCGGCTGACGGCAAGTTCGCCATGTCGAACACGCTGACCGAACTCCTGTTCGCATCGTTCCAAGCCACGTTCGCCGGCATCACCTGCGCGCTGATCGTGGGCAGCTTCGCGGAACGCGCACGCTTCTCGGGCGTGCTGGTGTTTACGGTGATCTGGTTTACGTTCGCCTATATTCCTATCGCCCACATGGTGTGGTTCGCGTCCGAAACGGCGCCGGGCTTGCTCAATGCCAAGGGCGCACTGGACTTTGCAGGCGGCACGGTGGTGCACATCAACGCTGGTGTCGCCGGCCTGGTGGGCGCTTATGTGGTTGGCAAGCGCGTGGGTTATGGCCGCGAAGCGATGCAACCGCACAATCTGCCGATGACCTTTGTGGGCGCTGCCCTGCTGTGGGTGGGCTGGTTCGGATTTAACGCGGGTTCGGCGCTGGCCGCCAACGAGAACGCCACCCTGGCCTTCTTCAACACGATGATCGCCACCGCTGGCGCCGTGCTGGCCTGGTTGTTCACGGAATGGGCCATCAAGGGCAAGCCCTCGATGTTGGGCGCCGCGTCGGGCGCTATCGCTGGCCTGGTGGGCATCACGCCCGCAGCCGGTCTGGTTGGCCCCGTAGGCGCACTGATCATCGGCGTGATTGCTGGCGTGGTGTGCGTGTGGGGTGTGAATGGCCTGAAGCGCCTGCTGCGCGCCGACGATGCTCTGGACGTGTTCGGCATCCACGGCGTGGGCGGTATCGTGGGCGCACTGCTGACCGGCGTGTTCAACGCACAGGTCTTGGGCGGGCCTGGTCTGGCCGAACCCAGCATGATTGCCCATCAACTGTGGGTGCAGTTGGAAGGCGTGCTGATCACCATCGTCTGGTCCGGCGTGGTGGCATGGATTGCCTACAAGATCGCCAACGCCCTGTGCGGCATGCGTGTGCCGGAAGATCAGGAGCGCGAAGGCCTGGACGTCACGAGCCACGGCGAATCGGCGTATCACAGCTAA
- a CDS encoding PTS sugar transporter subunit IIA: protein MTTGIVIVVHAPLGAAMRECASHVMGNLDGMLAIHDILPEDLPDDLTPAVLKDILGQDHGTGVLVLTDLIGATPANISKRAVADAQAQGIQCCVLAGLNTPMLLRALTYRNLPLAETREKALAGGVQGVLRVD from the coding sequence ATGACCACGGGTATTGTTATCGTCGTGCACGCGCCCCTCGGCGCCGCGATGCGGGAGTGCGCCAGCCACGTCATGGGCAACCTTGATGGAATGCTGGCCATTCACGATATTTTGCCCGAGGACCTGCCGGACGATCTGACGCCCGCCGTCCTGAAGGACATCCTGGGTCAAGACCATGGCACTGGCGTGCTGGTGCTGACGGACCTGATCGGGGCCACGCCCGCAAATATCTCCAAGCGGGCCGTGGCAGACGCTCAGGCGCAGGGTATTCAGTGCTGTGTGCTGGCGGGGTTGAACACGCCGATGTTGCTGCGCGCGCTGACCTATCGCAACCTGCCTTTGGCTGAAACTCGCGAGAAGGCCTTGGCCGGAGGGGTGCAGGGCGTCTTGCGTGTAGACTGA
- the ptsP gene encoding phosphoenolpyruvate--protein phosphotransferase, translating to MNAHNGAGNASPVVCLYGKGVAKGYAIGRAVVMGAAALEVAHYRIVPEDVPAESSRLTEALASAQRELLQLADTLPADAPRELGAMLNVHSLLLGDPLLTEQTLALIAERHYNAEWALTTQGQILGQQFDAMEDEYLRERGADVRQVIERVLHVLSGTSAILPDMSHMGGDDALVVVAHDISPADMLRLRGGRFAAFVTDLGGPTSHTAIVARSMGVPAVVAMGNVRELVRDGDMLIIDGAAGAVVVNPSDRILLEYRRRQAAYADERAELGLLRDEPSVTLDGIDIVLHANIELPDEAALALASGAQGIGLFRSEFLFMGRPDLPGEEEQYEAYSSVVKVMAGRPVTIRTLDIGSDKTLDGEATVATNPALGQRAIRYCLARPEMFATQLRAILRASVHGPVRLLIPMIAHMHEVVATKAAIESARRELDARGQAYAPHMEVGAMVEVPAIAIAIEPFVQALDFLSIGTNDLIQYTLAIDRGDHDVASLYDPLHPAVLRLVANTINAGERAGKPVAVCGEMAGDSRMTRLLLGLGLTEFSMHPQQLLDVKREVRRAHSNALRIKVATALNRALPVDLDALGPA from the coding sequence ATCAATGCTCACAACGGGGCTGGCAATGCCAGCCCCGTTGTTTGTCTTTATGGCAAAGGCGTTGCGAAGGGTTATGCCATTGGGCGCGCGGTAGTCATGGGCGCTGCGGCGCTGGAAGTGGCGCATTACCGGATAGTGCCGGAAGATGTGCCCGCGGAAAGCAGCCGCCTGACCGAGGCGCTGGCCTCCGCACAACGCGAGCTCCTCCAGTTGGCCGATACCTTGCCGGCCGATGCGCCGCGCGAGCTTGGCGCCATGCTGAATGTGCACAGCCTGCTGCTGGGCGACCCGCTACTGACCGAGCAGACGCTGGCCTTGATTGCCGAGCGGCATTACAACGCCGAATGGGCGCTGACGACGCAAGGCCAGATCTTGGGGCAGCAGTTCGACGCCATGGAAGACGAGTACCTGCGTGAGCGCGGGGCTGATGTCCGCCAAGTCATCGAACGGGTGCTGCATGTGCTGTCTGGCACCTCTGCGATCTTGCCCGATATGTCCCACATGGGCGGCGACGATGCGCTGGTGGTCGTGGCGCACGATATTTCGCCCGCGGACATGCTGCGTTTGCGGGGCGGCCGCTTTGCGGCATTTGTGACGGATCTGGGCGGACCCACATCGCATACCGCCATCGTGGCGCGCAGCATGGGCGTGCCTGCCGTGGTCGCCATGGGTAACGTGCGCGAGCTGGTCCGGGATGGTGACATGCTCATCATCGACGGCGCCGCTGGCGCCGTGGTGGTGAACCCGTCTGATCGCATCCTTCTTGAATACCGGCGCCGTCAGGCGGCCTACGCGGACGAGCGCGCCGAACTGGGCCTGCTGCGCGACGAGCCTTCCGTCACGCTGGACGGTATCGACATCGTTCTGCACGCCAATATCGAACTGCCAGACGAGGCGGCGCTGGCGCTGGCCTCGGGCGCTCAAGGCATAGGCCTGTTCCGCAGTGAATTCCTGTTCATGGGCCGCCCGGATCTGCCCGGCGAAGAAGAGCAGTACGAAGCCTATTCGTCTGTGGTGAAGGTAATGGCGGGCCGGCCAGTCACGATCCGCACGCTGGACATCGGTTCCGACAAGACGCTGGACGGAGAGGCCACGGTGGCCACCAATCCCGCGTTGGGCCAGCGCGCCATTCGTTATTGCCTGGCGCGTCCGGAAATGTTTGCCACCCAGTTGCGCGCGATCTTGCGAGCCTCGGTCCATGGGCCCGTACGCTTGTTGATTCCGATGATTGCCCACATGCATGAGGTCGTGGCGACCAAAGCCGCGATCGAGTCTGCCAGGCGTGAGCTGGATGCGCGTGGACAGGCATACGCGCCGCATATGGAAGTGGGTGCCATGGTCGAGGTGCCTGCCATTGCGATCGCTATCGAGCCTTTTGTTCAGGCGCTGGATTTTCTGTCCATCGGCACGAATGACTTGATCCAGTACACACTGGCGATCGACCGCGGCGACCACGATGTGGCGTCTCTTTATGATCCGCTGCATCCCGCAGTGCTGCGTTTGGTGGCCAATACCATCAACGCGGGTGAGCGGGCCGGCAAACCCGTTGCCGTGTGTGGCGAAATGGCGGGTGATTCGCGCATGACGCGGCTTCTGCTGGGCCTGGGCCTGACCGAGTTCTCCATGCACCCGCAACAACTGCTGGACGTGAAGCGGGAAGTGCGCCGCGCGCATTCCAATGCGCTGCGGATCAAGGTTGCAACCGCATTGAATCGCGCCTTGCCGGTGGATCTGGACGCATTGGGTCCTGCCTGA
- the rfbD gene encoding dTDP-4-dehydrorhamnose reductase, translated as MRKKILVLGKDGQLGFELRRSLAPLGNVVAVGRSECDLIYPLQLARLVRREKPDVIINAAAFTAVERAEEDAVRAMRINGEAAGELAGLAARRGALIVHYSTDYVFDGAKPGPYTEDDAPAPLNAYGRSKLAGERAVQAMNAAHLVFRTSWVYGVFGNSFLKSMLMALRQPEALRVVSDQRGAPTGAAFIADVTALAVARYLNWGEGGGFPFGLYHLAAAGDTTWHEYACFIAEQARRAGLAVTLTAADIQPVRSDQYPGISRRPLNSCLDTSRLEHHFGIVAPPWQTGVTHALAALADSRNLA; from the coding sequence ATGCGGAAGAAGATTCTGGTGTTAGGCAAGGATGGCCAATTGGGTTTTGAGCTACGGCGCAGCCTTGCCCCCCTGGGCAATGTCGTCGCGGTGGGCAGAAGCGAATGCGATTTGATCTACCCCTTGCAACTTGCGCGGCTGGTCAGGCGGGAAAAGCCGGACGTGATCATCAATGCCGCCGCGTTCACAGCGGTTGAACGTGCCGAAGAAGATGCGGTGCGCGCGATGCGGATCAATGGCGAAGCCGCTGGAGAACTCGCCGGTTTGGCTGCCCGCCGCGGTGCATTGATCGTCCATTACTCGACCGACTACGTGTTTGACGGCGCAAAGCCAGGCCCCTACACAGAAGATGACGCGCCCGCACCCCTTAATGCTTACGGCCGTAGCAAGCTGGCCGGTGAGCGCGCCGTGCAAGCCATGAACGCCGCACATCTGGTGTTTCGCACGTCCTGGGTCTATGGGGTGTTTGGCAACAGCTTCTTGAAAAGCATGCTGATGGCCCTGCGCCAGCCTGAAGCACTGCGAGTCGTCAGTGACCAGCGCGGCGCGCCGACTGGCGCCGCATTCATTGCCGACGTGACGGCTCTGGCCGTCGCCCGTTACTTGAATTGGGGCGAGGGCGGGGGCTTTCCGTTTGGGCTGTACCACCTGGCGGCGGCGGGCGATACCACCTGGCATGAATACGCTTGCTTCATTGCCGAGCAGGCGCGGCGCGCGGGTTTGGCAGTCACATTGACTGCCGCCGACATCCAGCCCGTGCGGTCAGATCAATATCCGGGCATTTCGCGGCGCCCATTGAATTCCTGTCTGGATACCAGCCGCCTGGAACACCATTTCGGCATTGTTGCGCCACCGTGGCAGACTGGCGTGACGCATGCGCTGGCTGCTCTGGCAGATAGCCGCAATCTTGCCTAG
- a CDS encoding accessory factor UbiK family protein translates to MNNRTQWIEDIQKNISDLIARSPAADVEKNVRAMMAQAFTKMDLVTREEFDVQTDLLARTRARVDQLAAQVQQLEERLSALDK, encoded by the coding sequence ATGAACAATCGCACCCAATGGATCGAAGACATCCAGAAGAACATTTCCGACCTGATCGCCCGCAGCCCAGCCGCCGACGTTGAAAAGAACGTGCGCGCAATGATGGCTCAGGCATTCACCAAGATGGATCTGGTCACGCGCGAAGAGTTTGACGTGCAAACAGATCTGCTGGCGCGTACCCGCGCCCGCGTGGATCAATTGGCGGCTCAAGTGCAGCAGTTGGAAGAGCGTCTGTCGGCACTGGATAAGTAG
- the gshB gene encoding glutathione synthase yields the protein MHVLFVLDPLPLLKAYKDSSVAMMRALVARGHTLSVAMQGDLYIEMGTVKAVTTPITLDATADLHGHEWWSESAAQDLPLADFGAVIMRKDPPFDMEYVYSTHLLEYAEAQGARVFNSGAAIRNHPEKLAITEISEFTAPTLVTRNMARLKAFHDTHHDVIVKPLDGMGGTGVFRLQPKDPNLNAILETLTDNGARTIMAQRYIPDIVKGDKRILLIGGEPVPYSLARIPLAGETRGNLAAGGRGVAQELSARDREIAEAVAPKLAARGLLLVGLDVIGDFVTEVNVTSPTCFVEIAEQTGFDVAGMFVQALEKAVANNASAV from the coding sequence ATGCATGTATTGTTCGTTTTGGATCCCTTGCCGCTGCTCAAAGCGTACAAGGACAGTTCTGTTGCCATGATGCGAGCCCTGGTGGCGCGCGGTCACACGCTTAGTGTGGCCATGCAAGGCGACCTTTATATCGAAATGGGTACGGTCAAGGCCGTGACCACGCCGATCACGCTGGACGCCACTGCCGACCTGCACGGGCATGAATGGTGGAGCGAATCCGCCGCTCAAGATCTGCCGTTGGCGGATTTTGGTGCCGTCATCATGCGCAAAGACCCGCCTTTCGACATGGAATACGTGTATTCCACGCATTTGCTTGAATACGCTGAAGCCCAAGGCGCCCGCGTGTTCAACAGTGGCGCGGCGATCCGCAACCATCCTGAAAAGCTGGCCATCACCGAAATCAGCGAGTTCACTGCGCCGACGCTGGTGACCCGCAATATGGCCCGCCTGAAAGCATTCCATGACACCCATCACGATGTCATCGTGAAGCCGCTGGACGGCATGGGCGGCACGGGCGTGTTCAGGCTGCAGCCCAAAGATCCGAATCTGAATGCCATTCTTGAAACGCTGACGGACAATGGCGCGCGCACCATCATGGCGCAGCGTTACATTCCCGACATCGTCAAGGGCGACAAGCGCATCCTGCTGATTGGCGGTGAGCCCGTGCCGTACTCGCTGGCTCGTATTCCGCTGGCCGGTGAAACGCGCGGCAATCTGGCCGCCGGCGGCCGTGGCGTCGCGCAAGAATTGTCTGCGCGCGACCGCGAAATCGCCGAAGCCGTAGCGCCCAAGCTGGCCGCTCGCGGGCTGCTGCTGGTCGGTCTGGACGTCATTGGCGATTTCGTCACTGAAGTCAACGTCACCAGCCCCACCTGCTTTGTGGAAATTGCTGAACAGACCGGCTTTGATGTCGCAGGCATGTTCGTCCAGGCGCTTGAAAAAGCGGTGGCGAACAATGCTTCGGCAGTCTGA
- the thrS gene encoding threonine--tRNA ligase, with protein sequence MVQITLPDGSQRQYPGPVTVAEVAQSIGTGLAKAALGGRVTVDGSESQLVDTSFRIEGDARLAIVTAKDADGLDLIRHSTAHLLAYAVKSLFPDAQVTIGPVIDNGFYYDFSYKRPFTPEDLIAIEKKMAELAKKDEVVTREEWSRDDAVEFFKSIGEKYKAEIIASIPSNEPLSLYREGDFVDLCRGPHVPSTGKLKVFKLMKVAGAYWRGDSKNEMLQRIYGTAWATKDEQEAYLHMLEEAERRDHRKIGRELDLFHFQDEAPGLIFWHPKGWALWQQVEQYMRGVYNNNGYQEVKAPQILDLSLWKKTGHWDNYRENMFTTESENRVYGLKPMNCPGHVQIYNAGLHSYRELPLRYGEFGQCHRNEPSGSLHGMMRVRGFTQDDGHIFCTEEQLQDECADFTALLQKVYRDFGFTEVLYKVATRPEKRIGSDEVWDTAEEALMESLRRTGCEFEISPGEGAFYGPKVEYTLKDAIGRHWQCGTIQVDFSMPVRLGAEYVDQNDQRRPPVMLHRAILGSLERFIGMLIENHAGAMPPWLAPVQAVVCCISEPSADYAAEITQSLKKQGFRVESDLRGEKITRKIREHSLQKVPYILVVGDKEKQNGTVAVRGLGGLDLGAIAYDEFVARLSEDVSTRRDVNQPDSSAA encoded by the coding sequence ATGGTACAGATCACTTTGCCCGATGGTTCGCAGCGCCAATATCCGGGGCCGGTAACGGTTGCCGAAGTGGCGCAATCGATCGGTACTGGCCTGGCCAAGGCCGCCTTGGGCGGCCGCGTCACGGTTGACGGCTCGGAATCCCAGCTGGTTGACACCAGCTTCCGCATCGAGGGCGACGCCCGTCTGGCAATCGTGACCGCCAAGGACGCCGACGGCCTGGACCTTATCCGCCACTCTACGGCTCACTTGCTGGCCTACGCCGTCAAGTCGCTGTTCCCGGATGCGCAGGTCACCATTGGCCCCGTGATCGACAATGGCTTCTACTACGACTTCTCGTACAAGCGCCCGTTCACCCCTGAAGACCTGATCGCCATCGAAAAAAAGATGGCCGAACTGGCCAAGAAGGACGAAGTGGTCACGCGCGAAGAATGGTCGCGCGACGACGCCGTGGAATTCTTCAAAAGCATCGGTGAAAAGTACAAGGCCGAGATCATCGCCTCGATCCCGTCGAACGAACCCTTGAGCCTGTACCGCGAGGGCGATTTCGTCGACCTGTGCCGTGGCCCGCACGTGCCGTCCACCGGCAAGCTGAAGGTCTTCAAGCTGATGAAGGTGGCCGGCGCCTACTGGCGTGGCGACAGCAAAAACGAGATGCTCCAGCGCATCTACGGCACGGCCTGGGCGACCAAGGACGAGCAAGAGGCCTATCTGCACATGCTCGAAGAAGCCGAGCGCCGCGACCATCGCAAGATTGGCCGTGAACTCGACTTGTTCCACTTCCAGGACGAAGCGCCGGGCCTGATCTTCTGGCACCCCAAGGGCTGGGCCCTGTGGCAGCAGGTCGAGCAATACATGCGCGGCGTCTACAACAACAACGGCTATCAGGAAGTCAAAGCGCCGCAGATCTTGGATCTGTCGCTGTGGAAGAAGACGGGCCACTGGGACAACTATCGTGAAAACATGTTCACGACCGAGTCCGAGAACCGCGTTTATGGCTTGAAGCCGATGAATTGCCCGGGCCACGTGCAGATTTACAATGCCGGCCTGCATTCGTATCGCGAACTGCCCCTGCGCTACGGCGAATTTGGCCAATGCCACCGCAATGAACCTTCGGGCTCGTTGCACGGCATGATGCGTGTGCGCGGCTTTACGCAGGATGACGGCCACATTTTCTGTACCGAAGAACAGCTTCAGGACGAATGCGCTGACTTCACCGCCTTGTTGCAAAAGGTATACCGCGACTTTGGTTTCACCGAAGTGTTGTACAAGGTCGCAACCCGTCCTGAAAAGCGTATCGGCTCGGACGAAGTCTGGGATACGGCCGAAGAGGCGCTGATGGAAAGTCTGCGCCGCACGGGCTGCGAATTCGAGATCTCGCCGGGAGAGGGCGCCTTTTACGGCCCGAAGGTGGAATACACCCTGAAGGACGCTATCGGCCGCCACTGGCAATGCGGTACGATCCAGGTCGACTTCTCCATGCCCGTGCGCCTGGGCGCCGAGTACGTTGACCAGAACGACCAGCGTCGCCCGCCGGTCATGCTGCACCGTGCCATTCTCGGTTCGCTCGAGCGTTTTATCGGTATGTTGATCGAAAACCACGCTGGCGCCATGCCTCCTTGGCTGGCTCCGGTGCAAGCGGTTGTATGCTGCATTTCTGAACCTTCGGCCGATTATGCGGCTGAAATAACACAAAGCCTGAAAAAACAAGGCTTTAGAGTAGAGTCCGATTTGCGTGGTGAAAAAATCACTCGTAAAATTCGGGAGCACAGCCTGCAAAAGGTGCCGTACATTCTTGTCGTCGGCGACAAGGAGAAGCAAAACGGCACCGTAGCCGTACGCGGTCTGGGCGGACTGGACCTTGGAGCCATCGCATACGACGAGTTCGTCGCGCGACTGTCCGAGGATGTGTCCACCCGTCGCGACGTCAATCAACCTGATAGCAGTGCTGCTTAA
- the infC gene encoding translation initiation factor IF-3, with product MATEKANRINGEIRVPEVRLIGLEGEQLGIVKIADAFRLSEQSDVDLVEIAPNAEPPVCRLMDYGKFKYQEQKRQAEARSKQKVIQVKEVKFRPATDEGDYQVKLRNLRRFLEEGDKAKVTLRFRGREMAHQELGMRVLERVRDDLLELAQVEAMPKLEGRQMVMVLAPKKKVVPVGKPESAA from the coding sequence ATCGCCACTGAAAAAGCCAATCGCATCAACGGTGAAATCCGCGTCCCCGAGGTGCGCCTGATAGGTCTGGAGGGGGAACAGCTTGGTATCGTCAAGATCGCCGATGCGTTCCGTCTTTCCGAGCAAAGCGACGTGGATCTGGTGGAAATCGCGCCGAACGCCGAGCCGCCGGTCTGCCGTTTGATGGACTACGGTAAGTTCAAGTACCAAGAGCAGAAGCGTCAAGCCGAAGCTCGTTCCAAGCAGAAGGTCATTCAGGTCAAGGAAGTCAAATTCCGTCCGGCCACTGACGAGGGCGACTACCAAGTCAAGCTGCGCAACCTGCGCCGCTTCCTCGAAGAGGGCGACAAGGCTAAGGTGACGCTGCGTTTCCGTGGCCGTGAAATGGCTCACCAGGAACTTGGTATGCGTGTGCTTGAACGTGTGCGTGACGATCTGCTGGAACTTGCCCAGGTCGAAGCCATGCCGAAGCTCGAAGGCCGTCAGATGGTCATGGTGCTTGCGCCCAAGAAGAAGGTTGTGCCGGTCGGCAAGCCTGAATCGGCGGCTTAA
- a CDS encoding DUF5339 family protein, protein MKIQRKFFGILALAATVGVLAGCNKSDEQKAAPPAASTTPAPVTPAPATPAPTAPAPTTPAPSATAPATGATGSVPAECEAYLAKVSACMDKLGSANPAAASIKQQLDAAKAQWGAIPDKSQLAAQCKQSTDMFAQSATQMGCP, encoded by the coding sequence ATGAAGATTCAACGCAAATTCTTTGGCATTCTGGCTTTGGCCGCCACGGTTGGCGTGCTGGCCGGCTGCAATAAGAGCGATGAGCAGAAAGCGGCTCCTCCGGCGGCATCAACGACGCCTGCGCCTGTTACTCCCGCTCCTGCAACACCCGCGCCCACGGCTCCTGCGCCCACGACGCCGGCTCCGTCGGCTACGGCTCCGGCAACTGGCGCCACTGGTTCCGTTCCTGCCGAGTGCGAAGCCTATCTGGCGAAGGTCAGCGCGTGCATGGACAAGCTGGGCAGCGCCAACCCCGCAGCGGCGAGCATCAAGCAGCAGCTTGACGCGGCCAAAGCCCAGTGGGGCGCAATCCCGGACAAGTCGCAATTGGCGGCGCAGTGCAAGCAATCGACGGATATGTTTGCGCAATCGGCAACCCAAATGGGCTGCCCGTAA
- a CDS encoding P-II family nitrogen regulator, which yields MKLIIAIIKPFKLDEVRVALSAIGVQGLTVTEVKGFGRQKGHTELYRGAEYAVDFLPKLRVEAAVPDHLVDQVIEAIEQAARTGKIGDGKIFAAPLEQVIRIRTGEAGEAAL from the coding sequence ATGAAACTCATCATCGCCATCATCAAGCCCTTCAAGCTCGACGAAGTGCGGGTGGCTCTATCCGCGATCGGCGTCCAGGGTCTGACCGTTACCGAAGTAAAGGGTTTTGGTCGCCAGAAGGGCCATACCGAGCTGTATCGCGGCGCTGAATACGCTGTCGACTTTCTGCCCAAGCTGCGAGTCGAAGCCGCTGTACCCGACCACCTTGTCGATCAAGTCATCGAAGCGATCGAACAAGCCGCCCGTACCGGAAAGATCGGCGACGGCAAGATCTTCGCCGCCCCGCTGGAACAAGTGATCCGTATCCGCACAGGTGAAGCTGGCGAAGCTGCGCTGTAA
- a CDS encoding HPr family phosphocarrier protein, translated as MPNTDIVISNKLGLHARAAAKLTQLASKFSSEIFISRGAQRVNAKSIMGVMMLAAGLGVTVKLEASGSDAEQALSEIETLFDSKFGEQE; from the coding sequence ATGCCTAATACAGACATCGTCATCAGCAATAAACTAGGTTTGCATGCGCGGGCAGCCGCCAAGCTGACCCAGCTTGCCAGCAAATTCTCGAGCGAGATTTTCATCTCGCGCGGCGCGCAACGCGTGAACGCCAAGAGCATCATGGGTGTCATGATGTTGGCGGCCGGGTTGGGCGTGACGGTCAAATTGGAAGCTTCCGGCAGCGATGCCGAGCAAGCCCTTTCCGAAATCGAAACTCTGTTCGACAGCAAATTCGGTGAGCAGGAATAG